The following proteins are co-located in the Planococcus plakortidis genome:
- a CDS encoding DUF421 domain-containing protein yields the protein MFEISLDSFTRIITVGVLAYIGLLAFLRTSGKRTLTKLNAFDLVVTVALGSTLATILLDSKISLWEGLTAFAVLIVLQYLITFTAVRSKSFNKLIKSEPRLLFSEGEFLTQAMRDERIKDIEIMQAVRNSGEGDLQNVKAVILETDGSMSVITNQTGDALANVKKDVKKDPL from the coding sequence ATGTTTGAAATAAGCTTGGATAGTTTTACACGGATCATCACGGTGGGTGTCCTGGCGTATATCGGATTATTGGCGTTCTTGAGAACCTCAGGAAAGCGGACCTTAACGAAGCTCAACGCCTTCGACCTTGTCGTGACCGTGGCTTTGGGCTCCACCCTGGCCACGATCCTGCTCGACAGCAAAATCAGCTTATGGGAAGGCCTTACCGCATTTGCGGTCCTGATCGTCCTGCAGTATTTGATCACCTTCACGGCTGTGCGTTCGAAAAGTTTCAATAAACTGATCAAATCAGAGCCGCGCCTGTTATTTTCGGAAGGTGAGTTCCTGACACAAGCCATGCGCGATGAACGCATCAAGGATATCGAGATCATGCAAGCGGTGCGCAATTCAGGCGAAGGCGACCTGCAGAACGTCAAAGCCGTCATCCTCGAAACGGATGGCAGCATGTCGGTCATCACCAATCAAACAGGCGACGCGCTCGCGAATGTCAAAAAGGATGTAAAAAAGGATCCCTTGTAG
- a CDS encoding purple acid phosphatase family protein produces MKAIWRNAGRYLLIAVIAGGTVLQLHEEQASAADGALEISAANLMEGQRQAFRSHLANSLLFMDRDFLGSQTDDSYPASHIAFAPGSDESERNFSWYSPSTARAGQVQYAKVSSGTEDFPENAAVTVDASLKNATYGYSAHEAVITQLENETDYLYRLGDGQGNWTQAFHFKTQDPSSYEFVMVADPQIGASGDIAEDQKGWERTLRQAIDRSPDASFILSAGDQVDARYSEKEYAAYFAPEPLRNYPTATTIGNHDDTYHYAYHFNVPNENWELGNYDNSGGDYYFSYGDTLFMNLNSNSQNPEEHIQFMEETVEATAGREWKWKILVFHHSIYSAAAHSQSEVVLNLRDQLVPTIDELGFDAVLMGHDHSYVRTYQMENFQPLKNHMMQGEVPVNPEGTVYITGNTASGSKFYGMQTEREPYSAVREQWGVPTYMNIQVEPTRLRFETYRTDTEELVDEYEIIKDPSIETVVPALEKVELEANSTVLATEENSFYPETELKITGENEEGGQYDISPESVTYRTSRDDIRIKDGKIEAAEDAKPGKVEVYAEVEDGDTVWESNAVEFELVEHEEIGLLDAGSEWRYLDDGSDQKKDWVKADFDDSKWSRGAGPLGFPEDEERPEFGPVETLVGFGGDETEKIALTYFRAAFEVEDVKEIGDLGYVEFGVDDAVILYLNGEEIMRFNMPETGEFGFEDYQEAVSDQDLGSEDRIERIYLDKEALSHLKDGENVLAAQVHQDDRFSSDLYWDMEMVVNTK; encoded by the coding sequence ATGAAAGCAATATGGCGGAATGCGGGACGGTATTTGCTGATAGCGGTGATTGCGGGTGGCACGGTTCTTCAATTGCATGAGGAACAAGCGTCTGCCGCGGATGGGGCCCTGGAAATCAGTGCGGCAAACTTAATGGAAGGGCAGCGCCAGGCGTTTCGATCACATCTTGCCAATTCGCTGCTGTTCATGGACAGGGACTTTTTAGGAAGTCAAACCGATGATTCCTATCCTGCGTCCCATATCGCCTTCGCACCTGGGAGCGATGAGTCGGAGAGGAACTTTTCCTGGTATTCGCCGAGCACGGCGCGTGCTGGGCAGGTACAATACGCAAAAGTGTCTTCGGGTACGGAAGATTTTCCGGAAAATGCGGCGGTGACCGTCGATGCCTCGTTGAAAAATGCCACTTACGGCTACTCTGCGCACGAAGCAGTGATCACCCAGCTCGAAAATGAAACGGATTATCTGTACCGGTTGGGGGACGGCCAAGGCAATTGGACACAAGCTTTTCATTTTAAGACACAGGATCCTTCGTCTTATGAATTTGTGATGGTCGCTGATCCGCAGATCGGGGCATCTGGCGATATCGCGGAAGATCAAAAAGGATGGGAGCGCACTTTGCGCCAAGCGATCGATCGCAGCCCAGACGCCAGTTTCATCTTATCTGCGGGCGATCAAGTCGATGCTCGTTATTCAGAAAAAGAATATGCAGCTTATTTCGCTCCTGAACCGTTGCGCAATTATCCGACGGCGACCACCATCGGAAACCATGACGATACCTATCATTATGCCTATCATTTCAATGTGCCAAATGAAAACTGGGAACTCGGCAATTACGATAATTCCGGCGGCGATTATTATTTCTCTTACGGGGACACTTTGTTCATGAATCTGAATTCCAATAGCCAGAATCCGGAAGAGCATATACAGTTCATGGAAGAAACGGTTGAAGCCACGGCCGGGCGCGAGTGGAAATGGAAAATCCTTGTTTTCCATCATTCGATCTACAGCGCTGCTGCACATTCGCAAAGTGAAGTAGTGTTGAACTTGCGAGACCAGCTTGTGCCGACAATCGACGAACTCGGCTTTGATGCGGTATTGATGGGGCATGACCATTCCTATGTAAGAACTTATCAGATGGAAAATTTCCAGCCGTTAAAAAATCATATGATGCAAGGCGAGGTGCCAGTCAATCCGGAAGGCACCGTCTATATTACCGGGAACACAGCGAGCGGCAGTAAATTCTATGGCATGCAGACAGAACGCGAACCGTATTCGGCGGTACGCGAACAATGGGGCGTGCCGACTTATATGAATATCCAAGTGGAGCCGACGCGTTTGCGCTTTGAGACCTACCGAACCGATACGGAAGAGTTGGTCGATGAATACGAAATCATCAAAGACCCATCCATCGAAACGGTCGTGCCAGCGCTTGAAAAAGTGGAACTTGAAGCAAACAGCACCGTCCTGGCCACGGAAGAGAATTCCTTCTATCCTGAAACGGAATTGAAGATTACAGGCGAAAACGAAGAAGGCGGCCAATACGATATTTCGCCTGAATCGGTGACCTATCGAACGAGCCGGGATGACATCCGGATCAAAGACGGAAAAATCGAGGCGGCGGAAGATGCAAAACCTGGCAAAGTGGAAGTATATGCAGAAGTGGAAGATGGCGATACAGTGTGGGAAAGCAATGCGGTTGAATTCGAATTGGTGGAACATGAAGAAATCGGGCTGCTCGATGCGGGCAGTGAATGGCGGTATTTGGATGATGGCAGTGACCAGAAAAAAGACTGGGTTAAAGCCGATTTTGATGACAGCAAGTGGTCACGGGGCGCTGGCCCGCTCGGCTTCCCGGAAGATGAGGAACGGCCGGAATTTGGCCCTGTGGAAACGCTTGTCGGATTTGGCGGGGATGAGACCGAAAAAATCGCCTTGACGTATTTCAGGGCGGCATTCGAAGTGGAGGATGTGAAAGAAATAGGCGATCTCGGCTATGTGGAGTTCGGCGTCGATGATGCGGTCATCCTGTATTTGAACGGAGAAGAGATCATGCGTTTCAATATGCCGGAAACAGGCGAATTCGGTTTTGAAGATTACCAGGAAGCGGTGAGCGATCAAGACCTCGGCAGTGAAGACCGGATCGAGCGAATCTACTTGGATAAAGAGGCGCTTTCCCATCTGAAAGACGGAGAGAATGTACTGGCTGCCCAAGTGCATCAAGACGACCGCTTCAGTTCCGACCTGTATTGGGACATGGAAATGGTCGTTAATACAAAATAA
- a CDS encoding MetQ/NlpA family ABC transporter substrate-binding protein: MKKLTWILAASALTLAACGGEEADTGTTEGGEASKDIKLGATAGPYSDMLNAAIVPALEEKGYTVETIEFSDYIQPNNALNNGEIDANLFQHTVYLENFETENDMDLSALITVPTAPMGIYSNEFDSLDAVSDGATIAIPNDPVNGARALLMLQDEGLVELDPEAEVLQASERDVTENPKNLVFQPIEAGQLPRAVEGTDLAAVPGNFALAADMDLLDALALENMPDQYRNVVAVSAENEDSELAADLVEIVESEEFEAVIDEQFEGFGKPEWMAE, encoded by the coding sequence ATGAAGAAACTCACATGGATATTGGCAGCGAGCGCGCTCACTTTAGCCGCATGCGGCGGAGAAGAAGCGGACACAGGAACGACAGAAGGCGGCGAAGCGTCGAAAGACATTAAGCTCGGCGCGACTGCCGGCCCTTATAGCGATATGCTGAACGCAGCGATCGTACCGGCGCTTGAAGAAAAAGGCTATACGGTCGAAACGATCGAATTCAGCGATTATATCCAGCCGAACAACGCGTTGAACAACGGAGAAATCGACGCCAACTTGTTCCAGCATACGGTTTATCTGGAAAACTTCGAAACAGAAAATGATATGGACCTGAGCGCCTTGATTACGGTCCCGACCGCGCCGATGGGCATCTATTCCAATGAGTTCGATTCGCTCGATGCGGTATCCGATGGCGCGACGATCGCGATTCCGAACGATCCTGTCAACGGTGCGCGCGCATTATTGATGCTGCAGGATGAAGGCTTGGTTGAACTCGACCCGGAAGCGGAAGTGCTTCAAGCGTCTGAGCGCGATGTGACGGAAAATCCGAAAAACCTGGTGTTCCAGCCGATCGAAGCGGGGCAATTGCCGCGCGCTGTTGAAGGCACAGACCTCGCAGCCGTTCCAGGCAACTTCGCGCTGGCAGCGGACATGGACTTACTTGATGCGTTGGCGCTCGAGAACATGCCGGACCAGTACCGCAATGTCGTAGCTGTTTCTGCTGAAAATGAAGACAGTGAACTGGCGGCGGATTTGGTGGAGATTGTCGAGTCGG
- a CDS encoding acyl-CoA thioesterase, protein MEAKPMRQSRTIQTKLVLPPDTNHMESIFGGKVLAYIDEIAGISAMKHAGRHIVVTASIDSVDFLSSAKVGDVLELEANVTSTGRTSMEVYVRVKSKNLETGEERLTTESFLTLVAIGEDGKPTPVPPVYPETEGEKLFFESAPARREHRKQRAKTPR, encoded by the coding sequence ATGGAAGCGAAACCTATGCGTCAATCACGGACGATACAGACAAAGCTTGTGCTCCCGCCCGACACCAATCATATGGAATCGATTTTTGGCGGAAAAGTGTTGGCTTATATCGATGAAATTGCGGGCATTTCGGCCATGAAGCATGCGGGCCGCCATATCGTAGTCACTGCTTCGATCGACTCGGTGGATTTTCTGTCTTCTGCAAAAGTCGGAGACGTCCTCGAATTGGAGGCGAATGTCACATCAACCGGCAGAACCTCGATGGAAGTGTATGTGCGCGTCAAATCGAAAAATCTCGAAACCGGAGAAGAACGTTTGACGACCGAATCGTTTTTGACTTTGGTCGCGATCGGCGAGGATGGAAAGCCGACACCGGTCCCGCCGGTCTATCCAGAAACAGAGGGGGAGAAGCTGTTCTTTGAATCAGCTCCTGCACGCCGGGAACATAGGAAACAACGAGCCAAGACACCAAGATAA
- a CDS encoding SEC-C metal-binding domain-containing protein translates to MVGRNDPCPCGSGKKYKKCHGKQQTVSINDLVNEELFQVRQQFFSENPNRDQLTDFRALQQEWQPRLMKSMAENDAQAFVIENFLFMQKPELWQNFLAKHIEQTQRPTTKEVLEQWPNFRVFLGQLVSGDTQKAELKDAFTGETYVMADQPPTDMEENQGLLAILLPDARAGEKGILFLNGYLTIVGKFALFFEQLQKRIEEKGASANEDYLREHYLEVVEHIVQYSTGAVEESIELSPEHQSVMDELKKHIDEADFDEETVTNVTSILNSYLVSQQPTVQKPEALVAGYWRFLQDHELIQGPMLSAKDLSEKFGVSSSTILKRSKEFGSYFEELLAKK, encoded by the coding sequence ATGGTAGGAAGAAATGACCCGTGCCCATGTGGCAGCGGCAAGAAATATAAAAAATGTCACGGGAAACAACAGACAGTTTCCATCAATGATCTGGTGAACGAAGAGCTGTTCCAAGTCAGGCAGCAATTCTTCTCGGAAAACCCGAACCGTGACCAGTTGACGGATTTCCGCGCGCTCCAACAGGAATGGCAGCCGCGCTTGATGAAATCGATGGCGGAAAACGATGCACAGGCGTTTGTCATCGAGAACTTCCTGTTCATGCAAAAACCGGAACTATGGCAAAACTTCCTGGCTAAGCATATCGAACAGACACAGCGCCCAACGACAAAAGAAGTATTGGAACAATGGCCTAACTTCCGCGTCTTCCTTGGCCAATTGGTCTCTGGCGATACACAAAAAGCGGAATTGAAAGACGCTTTCACAGGTGAAACTTATGTCATGGCTGACCAGCCGCCGACGGATATGGAAGAAAACCAAGGGCTTCTTGCGATTCTTCTCCCGGATGCGCGCGCAGGCGAGAAAGGCATCCTGTTCTTGAACGGTTATTTGACGATCGTCGGTAAATTCGCCCTATTCTTCGAGCAGCTGCAAAAACGCATCGAAGAAAAAGGCGCATCAGCGAACGAAGACTATCTTCGCGAGCATTATCTTGAAGTGGTCGAGCATATCGTCCAATACTCTACCGGCGCTGTCGAGGAAAGCATTGAGCTTTCACCGGAGCATCAATCCGTCATGGACGAATTGAAAAAACACATCGACGAAGCGGACTTCGACGAAGAAACCGTGACCAATGTGACAAGCATCCTCAACAGCTATCTGGTCAGCCAGCAGCCGACCGTCCAGAAACCGGAAGCACTCGTCGCCGGCTACTGGCGCTTCCTGCAGGACCACGAACTGATTCAAGGGCCGATGCTTTCTGCAAAAGACTTGAGCGAGAAATTCGGCGTCTCATCCAGCACGATCCTGAAACGTTCCAAAGAGTTCGGGTCTTATTTTGAAGAACTGCTAGCTAAAAAATAA
- a CDS encoding methionine ABC transporter permease codes for MGIEWERIIELWPEIQVAFYQTLIMIGISLAVALIVGLPLGILLFVTDRGLFWENRPVNSVIGFVVNIVRSIPFIILLVALIPLTQLITGTTIGPVAASVSLSVAAIPFFARIVETALRDIDKGVIEAAIAVGATPWMIIKDVLLPEAKASLIQGITLTVISLIAYSAMAGVVGGGGIGDLAIRFGYYRYDNTIMIVTVVILIVLVQLIQQAGDFTAKKLDKR; via the coding sequence ATGGGAATTGAATGGGAAAGAATCATCGAATTATGGCCGGAAATCCAAGTGGCGTTCTACCAGACCTTGATCATGATCGGCATCTCGCTCGCAGTGGCGCTTATTGTCGGCTTACCGCTCGGCATTTTATTGTTCGTCACGGACCGCGGCCTGTTCTGGGAAAACCGGCCGGTCAATTCCGTCATCGGGTTTGTCGTCAATATTGTCCGGTCGATTCCGTTCATCATTTTGCTGGTCGCACTCATCCCGCTGACGCAATTGATCACCGGTACGACGATCGGGCCGGTCGCAGCGAGCGTTTCCTTATCGGTGGCGGCGATCCCGTTTTTCGCGCGCATCGTCGAAACCGCGCTGCGGGATATCGATAAAGGCGTCATCGAAGCGGCCATCGCGGTCGGTGCCACGCCTTGGATGATCATCAAGGACGTGCTGTTGCCGGAAGCAAAGGCGAGCCTGATCCAAGGCATCACGCTGACGGTCATCAGCCTCATCGCCTATTCCGCGATGGCGGGCGTCGTCGGTGGCGGCGGCATCGGCGATTTGGCGATCCGTTTCGGCTATTACCGATATGATAATACGATCATGATCGTGACGGTCGTCATCTTGATCGTGCTCGTCCAATTGATTCAACAGGCAGGCGACTTTACAGCCAAAAAACTCGATAAACGATAA
- a CDS encoding pyridoxal phosphate-dependent aminotransferase translates to MDFSNRLQNLPDQFFAALVAKVAKAVDEGRDVINLGQGNPDQPTPPHIVTALQEAVADPKTHRYSPFRGLGTLRKAAADFYKREYGVDIDPDLEVAILSGTKIGFVELPIALLNPGDSLLLPDPGYPDYLSGAPLADIEIDLMKLEQDKGYLPNFDDVSESVRERAKLLYLNYPNNPTGATADQSFFDETVQFAKDNDIAVVHDFAYGGIGFDGQKPVSFLQSDGAKDVGIEMYTLSKTYNMAGWRIGFAVGNSKMIEALNLIQDHLFAGIFPAVQLAAAEALSASQACVDGLVGLYEKRRHVLVEECRRIGWDVEAPKGSFFAWLPVPEGFTSVGFSDYLLEKADIAVAAGSGFGSGGEGFVRVGLLVDEQRIKEALERIEKLGIFTK, encoded by the coding sequence ATGGACTTTTCAAATCGATTACAAAATCTTCCCGACCAATTTTTCGCCGCGCTTGTCGCAAAAGTTGCAAAAGCGGTCGACGAAGGGCGAGACGTCATCAACCTGGGCCAGGGAAACCCTGATCAGCCAACACCGCCGCATATCGTCACAGCCTTGCAAGAGGCAGTGGCGGACCCGAAAACGCATCGCTATTCGCCGTTTCGGGGACTCGGCACATTGCGTAAAGCGGCCGCGGATTTCTACAAACGGGAATACGGCGTCGATATCGATCCGGATCTTGAAGTCGCCATTCTTTCCGGCACGAAAATCGGCTTTGTCGAATTGCCGATTGCGTTGCTGAATCCAGGTGATTCCCTGTTACTGCCAGATCCCGGCTATCCGGATTATCTGTCCGGCGCACCGCTCGCCGACATCGAAATCGATTTGATGAAGCTCGAGCAGGACAAGGGCTATTTGCCGAACTTTGACGATGTGTCGGAGTCGGTTCGAGAGCGTGCCAAACTCCTGTATTTGAATTACCCGAACAACCCGACCGGCGCTACGGCCGACCAGTCATTCTTTGACGAGACCGTACAGTTCGCCAAAGACAACGACATTGCGGTCGTGCATGATTTCGCTTACGGGGGCATCGGTTTCGACGGCCAGAAACCGGTCAGCTTCCTGCAATCCGACGGCGCGAAAGATGTCGGCATCGAAATGTATACCCTATCGAAAACCTATAATATGGCGGGGTGGCGCATCGGGTTTGCAGTCGGCAATTCCAAGATGATCGAAGCCTTGAATTTGATCCAGGACCATTTGTTTGCCGGCATCTTCCCTGCGGTCCAGCTTGCCGCGGCTGAAGCACTCAGCGCAAGCCAAGCATGCGTCGACGGCCTTGTTGGGCTATATGAAAAGAGACGCCACGTATTGGTCGAGGAATGCCGCCGGATCGGCTGGGACGTGGAAGCGCCTAAGGGGTCGTTCTTTGCCTGGCTGCCCGTTCCGGAAGGCTTCACGAGCGTCGGTTTCTCCGATTACCTGCTGGAGAAAGCGGATATCGCTGTCGCCGCGGGAAGCGGATTCGGCTCGGGAGGCGAAGGCTTCGTCCGCGTCGGCCTATTGGTCGATGAACAGCGCATCAAAGAAGCACTTGAACGAATCGAGAAATTGGGCATTTTCACTAAATAG
- a CDS encoding acetamidase/formamidase family protein: MKTLPAQDVIYAFSNTHKPSLRAAAGDTVKIDTFDCFKNQIQSSGQEVASIDWDQVNPATGPVFIEGAEIGDVLKVEIKDLEIGEQGVMVTGPDLGVMGHRMENMESKIIPIQDGKAIFNESLHLPLNPMIGVIGVAPEGEPVSCGTPGTHGGNMDTKLITAGATLYFPVAVEGALFALGDFHAAMGDGEISVSGIEVPGSATVQFDVIKGGHVKHPLLENEEGLAFLVSAMTLDEAVSTAVEEMIDLLLPQSGLSVSEMTMLMSAAGETQISQVVDPLVTARFFVPRHILEGIGFRLFA, encoded by the coding sequence ATGAAAACATTACCTGCACAAGATGTCATCTATGCTTTTTCCAACACCCATAAACCGAGCCTGCGTGCAGCGGCCGGCGATACCGTAAAGATCGACACGTTCGATTGTTTTAAAAACCAGATTCAGTCAAGCGGCCAGGAAGTCGCCTCAATCGATTGGGACCAGGTAAATCCAGCGACCGGGCCAGTCTTCATCGAAGGGGCCGAGATCGGGGATGTCTTGAAAGTAGAGATCAAAGACCTTGAAATCGGCGAGCAAGGCGTCATGGTCACCGGGCCCGACCTCGGCGTGATGGGGCACCGGATGGAAAACATGGAATCGAAAATCATCCCTATCCAAGACGGCAAGGCAATCTTCAACGAAAGCCTGCACCTTCCATTAAATCCGATGATCGGCGTCATTGGCGTCGCACCGGAAGGCGAACCGGTTTCATGCGGGACACCCGGCACACATGGCGGCAATATGGATACGAAATTGATCACAGCAGGCGCAACGCTTTATTTTCCCGTAGCGGTTGAAGGCGCGCTGTTTGCACTCGGTGATTTCCATGCGGCAATGGGGGATGGGGAAATCAGCGTATCCGGCATTGAAGTGCCTGGCAGCGCGACCGTCCAATTCGACGTCATCAAAGGCGGCCACGTAAAGCATCCCTTACTTGAAAATGAAGAGGGCTTGGCGTTTCTCGTTTCCGCGATGACTTTGGATGAAGCCGTTTCCACTGCAGTCGAGGAAATGATCGATTTATTATTGCCCCAATCCGGTTTATCGGTCAGTGAAATGACCATGCTCATGAGCGCAGCCGGTGAAACGCAGATCAGCCAAGTGGTCGACCCGCTCGTGACGGCCAGGTTCTTTGTGCCCCGACACATATTGGAAGGCATAGGCTTCCGTTTATTCGCATGA
- a CDS encoding methionine ABC transporter ATP-binding protein, with product MIQIEKLSKTYQTKHGTVKGVDDVTLEVKTGEIFGIVGYSGAGKSSLIRCINLLERPTSGTVKVGGQDLTKLRGDGLRKARLKIGMIFQHFYLISQKTVAENISFALRAAGTPGKKIGPRVDELLEMVGLSDKRNVYPAQLSGGQKQRVGIARALANDPAVLLCDEATSALDPNTTLSILRLLKDINRKLNITIVLITHEMNVVKEICDRMAVMQAGQVIEEGRVYDIFAEPKTALTKEFISSVVSFNVPEEILKKCDGTIVKVLFKGEVAGDGIISDMLQSYPVKGNFLHGAIEYIQELPLGIFVMELKGAQTDVSQALHYLEQREAIVEVMDHGN from the coding sequence ATGATTCAAATCGAAAAACTGAGCAAAACCTATCAAACGAAACATGGCACGGTCAAAGGCGTCGATGATGTCACTTTGGAAGTGAAGACCGGTGAGATTTTCGGCATCGTCGGCTATTCCGGCGCCGGGAAAAGTTCACTCATCCGCTGCATCAATTTGCTTGAACGGCCAACGTCAGGCACGGTGAAAGTCGGCGGCCAGGATTTAACGAAACTGCGTGGCGACGGTTTGCGGAAAGCGCGCCTTAAGATCGGCATGATCTTTCAGCATTTCTACTTGATCAGCCAAAAGACGGTCGCTGAGAACATTTCATTCGCCCTTCGCGCAGCAGGCACACCGGGCAAGAAAATCGGACCACGCGTCGATGAACTGCTGGAAATGGTCGGCTTGTCGGACAAACGCAATGTCTATCCGGCACAGCTGAGCGGCGGGCAAAAGCAGCGCGTCGGTATCGCCCGCGCACTTGCCAATGACCCGGCCGTGCTGTTGTGCGATGAAGCGACATCCGCACTCGACCCGAATACGACTTTATCGATCTTGCGTTTATTGAAAGACATCAACCGCAAGCTCAATATCACGATCGTGTTGATTACGCATGAGATGAACGTCGTCAAGGAAATTTGCGACCGCATGGCGGTCATGCAGGCTGGGCAGGTCATTGAAGAAGGCCGTGTCTACGATATCTTCGCAGAACCGAAAACCGCTTTGACTAAGGAATTCATCTCGAGCGTCGTGTCATTCAATGTGCCGGAAGAAATCCTGAAGAAATGTGATGGCACGATCGTCAAAGTGTTGTTCAAAGGCGAGGTCGCAGGGGACGGCATTATTTCCGATATGCTGCAAAGCTATCCGGTCAAAGGGAATTTCCTGCACGGGGCGATCGAATACATACAGGAATTGCCGCTCGGCATTTTCGTGATGGAACTGAAAGGTGCTCAAACAGATGTGAGTCAGGCGCTTCACTATCTGGAGCAGCGTGAAGCGATTGTGGAGGTGATGGATCATGGGAATTGA
- the lepB gene encoding signal peptidase I, protein MYEDPVKEMLVWMKVLLLTAFIIFGVRHFLFEPVIVEGESMQPSYHENDKLVLSKATTITNFDTIVFFAPDGSRFIKRVIGVPGDHIQMASGEIILNGQPLDEPYLDGGGNDDFTAQSQLVSEFSVPPDCYYVLGDNRGNSTDSRMLGFIREQDVIGEVKFRFAPLRQFGFVE, encoded by the coding sequence GTGTACGAAGATCCGGTTAAAGAAATGCTTGTATGGATGAAAGTGCTGTTGCTGACGGCATTTATCATCTTTGGGGTCCGCCACTTCCTGTTCGAGCCAGTCATTGTCGAAGGCGAATCGATGCAGCCAAGCTATCATGAAAACGACAAGCTGGTGCTGAGCAAAGCGACCACAATCACCAATTTCGATACGATCGTATTTTTTGCGCCGGATGGCAGCCGTTTCATCAAGCGGGTCATCGGCGTTCCGGGCGACCATATCCAGATGGCGAGCGGGGAGATTATCCTGAACGGACAGCCGCTGGACGAACCCTACCTGGATGGAGGAGGAAACGACGATTTCACGGCACAGTCCCAATTAGTGAGCGAATTTTCAGTTCCCCCGGACTGCTATTATGTCCTCGGTGACAACCGCGGCAATAGCACGGATTCCCGCATGCTGGGATTTATCCGGGAACAAGATGTGATCGGTGAAGTGAAATTCCGCTTCGCTCCTTTGAGGCAGTTCGGCTTCGTGGAATGA
- a CDS encoding carbon-nitrogen family hydrolase: MKIACVQMDIAFGGPETNFQRVENYLEEAAENGAELIVLPEMWNTGYALTELDELADGNGRTADFLKRFAKEHRVHIVGGSVSTKKKGGFYNTMYVVDSTGALVSEYDKAHRFGLMDEHIHLEEGQSLGTFEIGGETFGGVICYDIRFPEWLRAQALNGAKAIFVPAEWPAARIDHWRILLQARAIENQCFIIAANRIGSDPKNEFGGHSMVIAPWGEVRMDMGQEQGIGYTDIDLSEVDEVRGRIPVFDDRRVPLYKKFEKSH, from the coding sequence ATGAAGATCGCTTGTGTGCAGATGGATATCGCTTTCGGGGGACCGGAAACGAATTTTCAACGCGTGGAAAATTATTTGGAAGAAGCGGCAGAAAACGGCGCAGAGCTCATCGTCCTGCCTGAAATGTGGAACACCGGCTATGCATTGACGGAACTTGATGAACTGGCGGACGGCAATGGCCGAACGGCGGATTTCCTGAAACGATTCGCCAAAGAGCATCGCGTCCATATCGTCGGGGGCTCGGTCTCCACGAAGAAAAAGGGCGGTTTCTACAATACGATGTATGTGGTCGACAGCACGGGCGCACTCGTTTCGGAATACGACAAAGCGCATCGCTTCGGCTTGATGGATGAGCATATCCACCTCGAAGAAGGCCAGTCGCTCGGCACGTTCGAAATAGGCGGCGAGACTTTCGGCGGCGTTATCTGCTATGACATCCGCTTTCCGGAATGGCTGCGTGCACAAGCGCTGAACGGCGCAAAGGCCATCTTCGTGCCCGCGGAATGGCCGGCAGCGCGTATCGATCATTGGCGCATCCTGCTGCAGGCGCGCGCGATCGAGAACCAATGCTTCATCATTGCCGCAAACCGCATCGGCAGCGACCCGAAAAATGAGTTCGGCGGCCATTCGATGGTCATCGCGCCGTGGGGAGAAGTGCGGATGGACATGGGGCAAGAACAAGGCATTGGCTACACCGACATCGATCTCTCGGAAGTCGATGAAGTGCGGGGCCGCATCCCCGTATTCGATGACCGGCGCGTCCCATTGTACAAAAAGTTTGAAAAATCGCATTGA